In Acidobacteriota bacterium, one DNA window encodes the following:
- a CDS encoding relaxase domain-containing protein, producing the protein MITHANLNSGQTSNYYRKDDYYKAQDHGQWSGRLAERKGLHGEIAQKDFNALIRERGDREGFDIHLYPGSAKNVSEGVLLEAHRLGVERAREYLSANGEHAGRIGVEEGVKGTTLCVLNRSEIAPDGYRRFDGNEAFLAHAEAVGNIYREAIRERTGVDAGRIDVRERAVPQVAYDFTVSAPKSVSVTMAQGGTVERDMRECHAAAVEATARYLETHVEARHKVNGLITHERTGNMVCGRFTHEVSRNLDPQLHTHLVVMNKTRCADGVERAIDNRSLVENKFHFDLVYKTELAKNLEARGYGVRVDHRKGTFELRGVSREAIEAFSSRRAEICRKVEAWGKDPSAASRDIRDAAWELTRESKRNCDMDLLRQSWKETMKEAGILDVHTPSGSKTDRKSPKEVFRETERGLSGRTVAFTRKEFLDEALKRGMGHGVTLGDAAAHFDKRVGGRTFSRLGELGGKEYFCTRESRETEREVFRNVEHGKGRVAGIDPSAVEAGLRRGMRTPEGDTLHLSDEQKAAVRHMATTTDRFSAVQGLAGTGKTTMLNQAREIFEAQGYAVRGVCFTGKAAEGLEKEAGIASKTIHAHLNALEREAGRTRNRAPTLDQRNEGGWDLSGLKPSGKEVWVVDEASMVDNRLMRQVQEAAILRDAKVVFTGDAKQLQPIGAGNAFSNLVERNKIDYAEMKNIQRQKDPGLREAVRETVQGDVSKALERLRGNIVQVESRPDRINRIAQDYAALARSERRETVIVTGTNADRREINERVRVNLKARGELEGGREYRTSQGAREFAPGDRVIFLKNDRELGVKNGQVATVRVVGEARMTIQAGRRLLTVDLGRYDQVDHGYALTVHKAQGITADRAMVHLDTRQGGVNSRNAFYVDISRARHEVTVYTDDSARVAEKVAHWQVKLSGLDFGEQGRGKEQTGVSLDEGSPTRRGPERTVGMADLLRAPGEEPSRLEGEKGFLCQPKEAEAERSILKAQDHAVTHELDR; encoded by the coding sequence ATGATCACGCATGCGAACCTGAACAGCGGCCAGACGTCCAACTACTACCGCAAGGACGACTACTACAAGGCGCAGGACCACGGGCAGTGGTCGGGGCGGTTGGCGGAGAGGAAGGGTCTTCACGGCGAGATCGCCCAGAAGGACTTCAACGCGCTCATCCGGGAGCGGGGCGACCGGGAGGGGTTTGACATCCACCTGTACCCCGGGAGTGCGAAGAATGTTTCGGAGGGTGTCCTGCTGGAGGCCCACCGTCTGGGTGTGGAGCGGGCCCGGGAGTACCTCTCGGCCAACGGGGAGCACGCTGGCCGGATCGGCGTCGAGGAGGGGGTGAAAGGGACGACCCTGTGCGTCCTGAACCGCTCGGAGATCGCCCCGGACGGTTACCGGCGTTTCGACGGGAACGAGGCCTTCCTCGCGCACGCGGAAGCCGTGGGGAACATTTACCGGGAAGCGATCCGCGAGCGCACCGGCGTGGACGCCGGGCGCATCGACGTCCGCGAGCGGGCGGTGCCGCAGGTGGCCTACGACTTCACGGTGTCGGCGCCGAAGTCGGTGTCCGTCACCATGGCCCAGGGGGGCACGGTGGAGCGCGACATGCGGGAGTGCCACGCGGCGGCGGTGGAGGCGACGGCGCGCTACCTGGAGACCCACGTGGAGGCGAGGCACAAGGTCAACGGCTTGATCACCCACGAGCGGACGGGGAACATGGTCTGTGGCCGCTTCACCCACGAGGTGAGCCGGAACCTGGACCCACAGCTGCACACGCACCTGGTGGTGATGAACAAGACGCGGTGCGCGGACGGGGTGGAGCGGGCCATCGACAACCGTTCACTGGTGGAGAACAAGTTTCACTTCGACCTGGTGTACAAGACGGAACTGGCGAAGAACCTGGAGGCGCGAGGGTACGGGGTCAGGGTCGACCACCGGAAGGGGACGTTCGAACTACGGGGGGTGTCCCGGGAGGCGATCGAGGCCTTCAGCAGCCGGCGGGCGGAGATCTGCCGGAAGGTGGAGGCGTGGGGGAAAGACCCGTCCGCGGCGAGCCGCGACATCCGGGACGCGGCGTGGGAGTTGACGCGTGAGTCGAAGCGCAACTGCGACATGGACCTGCTGCGTCAATCCTGGAAGGAGACGATGAAGGAAGCCGGCATCCTCGATGTTCACACGCCGTCCGGTTCAAAGACCGACCGGAAGAGCCCGAAAGAAGTGTTCCGGGAGACGGAGCGGGGCCTGTCGGGGCGCACGGTGGCGTTCACCAGGAAGGAGTTCCTGGACGAGGCGCTGAAGCGGGGGATGGGCCACGGGGTGACCCTGGGGGATGCCGCCGCCCACTTCGACAAGCGTGTGGGGGGGCGGACGTTCTCGCGCCTGGGGGAGCTCGGGGGGAAGGAGTACTTCTGCACCCGGGAGAGCCGGGAGACGGAGCGGGAGGTGTTCCGGAACGTGGAGCATGGAAAAGGTAGAGTGGCCGGGATCGACCCGTCCGCGGTGGAAGCGGGGTTGAGGCGGGGCATGCGGACGCCGGAGGGGGACACGCTGCACCTGTCCGACGAACAGAAGGCGGCGGTGCGCCACATGGCGACGACGACGGACCGCTTCTCCGCCGTGCAGGGGCTGGCCGGCACGGGGAAGACCACGATGCTCAACCAGGCGCGGGAGATCTTCGAGGCGCAGGGGTACGCGGTGCGCGGGGTCTGTTTCACCGGGAAGGCGGCGGAAGGGCTGGAGAAGGAGGCAGGGATCGCTTCGAAGACCATCCACGCGCACCTGAACGCGCTGGAGCGGGAGGCGGGGAGGACCCGCAACCGGGCGCCCACCCTGGACCAGCGCAACGAGGGCGGTTGGGACCTGTCCGGGCTGAAGCCGTCGGGGAAGGAGGTCTGGGTCGTGGACGAGGCCTCCATGGTGGACAACCGGCTGATGCGCCAGGTGCAGGAGGCGGCGATTCTGCGTGACGCGAAGGTGGTCTTCACGGGGGACGCGAAGCAACTTCAGCCCATCGGGGCGGGGAACGCGTTCTCGAACCTGGTGGAGCGCAACAAAATCGACTACGCCGAAATGAAGAATATCCAGCGCCAGAAGGACCCGGGCCTTCGGGAGGCCGTCCGTGAAACGGTGCAAGGGGACGTGTCGAAAGCCCTCGAAAGGCTGCGGGGGAACATCGTCCAGGTTGAGAGTCGACCCGACCGGATCAACCGGATCGCGCAGGACTACGCGGCCCTCGCCCGGTCGGAGAGGCGGGAGACGGTGATCGTCACGGGGACCAACGCGGACCGGCGGGAGATCAACGAGCGGGTGAGGGTAAACCTCAAGGCCCGGGGCGAGCTGGAAGGGGGCCGGGAGTACCGGACTTCCCAGGGCGCCCGGGAGTTCGCGCCGGGGGACCGGGTGATCTTCCTGAAGAACGACCGGGAGCTGGGGGTGAAGAACGGGCAGGTGGCTACCGTCCGCGTGGTGGGGGAAGCGCGGATGACCATCCAGGCGGGGCGCCGGCTGCTGACGGTGGACCTGGGCCGCTACGACCAGGTGGACCACGGCTACGCCCTGACGGTGCACAAGGCGCAGGGGATCACCGCCGACCGGGCGATGGTGCACCTGGACACCCGCCAGGGCGGGGTGAACAGCCGGAACGCCTTCTACGTGGACATCTCGCGGGCCCGGCACGAGGTGACCGTCTACACGGACGACAGCGCGAGGGTGGCCGAGAAAGTGGCCCACTGGCAGGTGAAGCTGTCCGGCCTCGACTTCGGCGAACAGGGCCGGGGGAAGGAACAGACCGGCGTTTCCCTGGATGAGGGGAGCCCGACTCGGCGGGGCCCCGAACGGACGGTCGGAATGGCCGACCTCCTCCGGGCCCCCGGCGAGGAACCCTCCCGCCTGGAAGGGGAGAAGGGTTTTCTTTGCCAACCGAAGGAAGCCGAAGCGGAACGGTCCATCCTGAAGGCCCAGGACCACGCCGTCACCCACGAACTCGACCGCTGA
- a CDS encoding type IV secretion system DNA-binding domain-containing protein, whose translation MPRGYEAHEAMVADVKMWVKMGVLALLVCLVIQVTLVALVARSAYREQFTFQVRPGLTKTLPFSVLWKYYLPSFVLFGRESRVTPHAEVRGFFPGKTTVPVSEYRQGLDRYLGRRIAAFEATFVSVFRWSFLVYLLAVAYVAFFLHRSRKLSGDRFLRGAAKVPFEALQDGMKKTVDADDGPGAFNLKICGLDFPRDSETKHVLIMGTTGTGKSVLMNQVVRQLVQRVKRHGTHEKMIIYDVKGEFLSKHFLDGAPETLRAFGVEPDLVFYPFDRRCLRWSFFNEIRSDADFDVYAKIVFTPPKEAVADPFWLNAAKDVFVAGLRFLHLSGKRANADIWDFFCQDLPDIAHQLQALPLHHRMALKHIDTQNKGPGASVISVLTEKISFFRYLSGLDGPFSFRDFITSSRGRNLFLLNIKNYASIFRPLMTFAFDVMIRETLSLPDTDRKENRRIWFCIDEIGSLDQISVLFDLLTVARSKGGCLLVANQDLGRIEDIYGRANRRTFYNNFNTNFILRLNDPDTADFLSQSIGEREVIKVMGSRQMSPRESGDRKSFTDQDKTEKLILPSEFINQPDFHCVVKVSGHGISEGVIPRSFYDPVAPHFLDRYADQSMELTGSQEEAKDPEQLTNQMLPTRQPEGSVPSQERVGEGGDLLF comes from the coding sequence ATGCCGAGGGGCTACGAAGCGCACGAGGCCATGGTGGCCGACGTCAAGATGTGGGTCAAGATGGGGGTGCTCGCCCTGCTGGTCTGCCTCGTGATCCAGGTGACCCTCGTGGCGCTGGTCGCCCGCAGTGCCTACCGTGAGCAGTTCACCTTCCAGGTTCGGCCGGGGTTGACCAAAACCCTCCCCTTCAGCGTGCTCTGGAAATACTACCTGCCGTCCTTCGTCCTCTTCGGGCGGGAGTCCCGGGTCACACCCCACGCCGAAGTGAGGGGGTTCTTTCCGGGGAAGACCACCGTCCCCGTTTCGGAGTACCGTCAGGGCCTGGACCGCTACCTGGGACGAAGGATCGCGGCGTTCGAAGCGACCTTCGTTTCCGTTTTCCGGTGGTCCTTCCTGGTCTACCTCCTGGCCGTCGCCTACGTCGCGTTTTTCCTGCACCGTTCGCGCAAGCTCTCCGGCGACCGTTTCCTGCGGGGGGCGGCGAAGGTGCCCTTCGAGGCCCTGCAGGACGGCATGAAAAAGACCGTGGACGCCGACGACGGCCCCGGGGCCTTCAACCTGAAGATCTGCGGGTTGGACTTCCCCCGGGACAGCGAGACCAAGCACGTTCTCATCATGGGGACCACGGGGACGGGCAAGAGCGTCCTGATGAACCAGGTGGTCCGGCAGCTCGTGCAGCGGGTGAAAAGACACGGGACCCACGAGAAGATGATCATCTACGACGTCAAGGGGGAGTTCCTGTCCAAGCACTTCCTCGACGGTGCCCCGGAAACCCTCCGGGCCTTCGGCGTCGAGCCCGACCTGGTCTTCTACCCCTTCGACCGGCGCTGCCTGCGGTGGTCCTTCTTCAACGAGATCCGCTCCGACGCCGACTTCGACGTGTATGCCAAGATCGTCTTCACCCCGCCCAAGGAGGCCGTGGCCGACCCCTTCTGGCTCAACGCCGCCAAGGACGTCTTCGTCGCCGGCCTGCGCTTCCTCCACCTCTCCGGCAAGCGCGCCAACGCCGACATCTGGGACTTCTTCTGCCAGGACCTGCCGGACATCGCCCACCAGCTCCAGGCGCTCCCGCTCCACCACCGCATGGCCCTCAAGCACATCGACACCCAGAACAAGGGCCCCGGGGCCTCGGTGATCTCCGTGCTCACCGAGAAAATCTCCTTCTTCCGCTACCTCTCGGGCCTGGACGGGCCCTTCTCCTTCCGGGACTTCATCACGTCCTCCCGGGGCCGGAATCTCTTCCTCCTCAACATCAAGAACTACGCCTCGATCTTCCGGCCCCTGATGACCTTCGCCTTCGACGTCATGATCCGGGAGACCCTCTCCCTGCCCGACACCGACCGGAAAGAAAACCGCCGGATCTGGTTCTGCATCGACGAGATCGGGAGCCTCGACCAGATCTCCGTCCTCTTCGACCTCCTGACGGTGGCGCGTTCCAAGGGCGGGTGCCTCCTGGTGGCCAACCAGGACCTCGGCCGCATCGAGGACATCTACGGGCGCGCCAACCGGCGGACCTTCTACAACAACTTCAACACGAACTTCATCCTGCGGCTGAACGACCCGGACACCGCGGACTTCCTGAGCCAGAGCATCGGGGAACGGGAGGTGATCAAGGTGATGGGGTCCCGCCAGATGAGCCCCCGGGAGTCGGGGGACCGGAAATCCTTCACCGACCAGGACAAGACCGAGAAGCTCATCCTGCCGTCGGAGTTCATCAACCAGCCGGACTTCCACTGCGTCGTCAAGGTCTCCGGCCACGGCATCTCCGAAGGAGTCATCCCCCGGTCATTCTATGATCCTGTCGCACCGCACTTCCTGGACCGCTATGCTGATCAGTCAATGGAGCTTACAGGTTCACAAGAGGAAGCCAAGGATCCGGAACAGCTTACGAACCAAATGCTGCCAACGAGGCAGCCGGAAGGATCCGTCCCCTCCCAGGAGCGGGTTGGGGAGGGCGGCGATCTTTTGTTCTGA
- a CDS encoding DUF4102 domain-containing protein has translation MKRKRNALTDAKIQETKPKEKSFKLTDGGGLYLYISTTGAKLWRLDFRNSIGKWKNLSFGSYPEISIQDARQKMLEAKKQIRQGLDPAIMKRMLKNIRREKIFPTAEQERAIRESFVSTNDTHGLSPMEYSPGLSDGQNPSSKQSARCINQGEEIEQKNRLNTCSPRSAPRGKEFSARAKPCALYGLVNIEPSVVKKRLIGLSDTIISLIAQDPTAIFGVSLEIKAILPMGISDALLKALSEETDSNAFKIHELK, from the coding sequence ATGAAAAGAAAACGGAATGCGCTGACCGATGCCAAAATTCAGGAGACGAAACCGAAGGAAAAATCGTTCAAACTGACGGACGGCGGCGGGTTGTATCTGTACATCTCCACAACCGGCGCGAAGCTTTGGCGCCTGGATTTCCGGAACAGTATAGGCAAATGGAAGAACCTGAGTTTCGGTTCATACCCTGAGATTTCTATCCAGGACGCTCGTCAGAAGATGCTCGAGGCAAAAAAACAGATTCGACAAGGGCTTGATCCTGCCATAATGAAGAGAATGCTGAAAAACATAAGGCGGGAGAAGATCTTCCCCACTGCTGAACAGGAACGAGCAATACGGGAGAGTTTCGTTTCAACAAACGACACACACGGTTTGTCTCCGATGGAATACTCACCTGGATTGAGTGACGGACAAAACCCCTCATCAAAACAGTCCGCAAGATGCATAAACCAGGGAGAAGAGATCGAGCAGAAAAACCGCCTCAATACTTGTTCCCCTCGTTCTGCACCAAGAGGCAAGGAATTCTCGGCAAGGGCCAAGCCATGCGCACTCTATGGGCTAGTGAATATTGAGCCCTCCGTCGTGAAAAAGCGCCTGATTGGATTGTCCGACACGATCATCAGCCTCATTGCCCAGGATCCCACCGCAATTTTTGGTGTAAGTCTAGAGATCAAGGCTATTCTGCCCATGGGCATCTCTGATGCACTCTTAAAAGCTCTTTCCGAAGAAACCGACAGCAATGCGTTCAAGATCCATGAATTGAAATGA
- a CDS encoding tyrosine-type recombinase/integrase, with the protein MAKRKRDALTDVQIRKAKPREKPYKLADGRGLYLYVKPNGSRLWRMDTHVSGRWNTLSFGEYPLISLREARDKRDESLKLKLEGRDPALVRRAIKKAQASDQMTFEVVAREWHGKNLEIWTRGNGERILRWLEKDVFPYLGSRPIAQLVAMDVLPVCQRIEARGARDTAHRVLQTISCVFRFAVVTGRATGDPTSSLRGALAPHRPKHRATLIEMNEIGMLLRAMDNYQGDPVTRVALRLTPLLMLRPGELRRLEWSEINLETSMIKIPAEKMKMRSPHLVPLSRQAVTLLKEILPLTGDGSYVFPSARKDGRSMSENTIRSALIRLGYKGDEQTAHGFRAMASTILNEQGFHPDAIERQLAHSERNKVRAAYNHAEHLPERRRMMQDWADCLDRLREDKSDPRKSQS; encoded by the coding sequence ATGGCTAAACGAAAACGCGATGCCCTGACCGATGTCCAGATCCGGAAGGCCAAACCAAGGGAAAAGCCCTATAAACTAGCAGATGGTCGGGGGCTATATCTGTACGTCAAACCGAACGGCTCCCGGTTGTGGCGTATGGATACCCATGTTTCCGGCCGCTGGAATACGCTGTCTTTTGGCGAATATCCCTTAATTAGCCTCAGAGAAGCTAGGGACAAGAGGGATGAATCCCTAAAACTCAAGTTAGAAGGGCGGGATCCTGCTCTGGTCAGAAGAGCTATAAAGAAAGCACAGGCATCCGACCAGATGACTTTCGAGGTTGTTGCCCGGGAATGGCATGGCAAGAATCTGGAAATTTGGACACGTGGCAACGGTGAGAGAATTCTTCGTTGGCTCGAGAAGGATGTCTTTCCCTACCTCGGGAGCCGGCCGATCGCACAGTTAGTGGCCATGGACGTGTTGCCCGTCTGCCAGCGGATCGAGGCCAGGGGAGCCCGGGACACCGCCCACCGGGTTCTGCAAACCATCAGTTGCGTTTTTCGCTTTGCGGTGGTCACCGGGAGGGCTACTGGAGATCCGACATCTTCACTGCGAGGAGCCCTGGCTCCCCATCGCCCCAAGCACAGAGCCACTCTGATTGAGATGAATGAAATCGGGATGCTGTTGCGGGCGATGGACAACTACCAGGGAGACCCCGTCACACGAGTCGCCTTGAGGTTGACCCCCCTGCTGATGCTTCGGCCCGGTGAACTCCGCCGCCTGGAGTGGTCGGAAATCAACCTGGAAACCAGCATGATCAAGATTCCGGCTGAGAAGATGAAGATGCGTTCTCCCCATCTTGTCCCACTATCACGGCAGGCGGTAACCCTGTTGAAAGAAATCCTCCCCTTGACCGGTGATGGGAGCTACGTCTTCCCCTCAGCTCGAAAGGACGGCCGGTCTATGTCTGAAAATACAATCCGTTCCGCCCTAATCCGTTTGGGATATAAAGGAGACGAACAGACCGCTCACGGCTTTCGGGCCATGGCCAGCACCATTCTGAACGAGCAAGGCTTTCACCCCGATGCTATCGAGCGGCAGTTGGCCCACTCTGAGCGGAACAAAGTCCGGGCCGCCTACAACCATGCGGAGCACCTTCCTGAACGCCGACGCATGATGCAAGATTGGGCGGATTGCCTGGACAGACTCCGCGAAGACAAGTCCGATCCAAGGAAAAGTCAGTCGTGA